Proteins encoded within one genomic window of uncultured Draconibacterium sp.:
- a CDS encoding saccharopine dehydrogenase C-terminal domain-containing protein: MKNILIFGAGRSSVFLLTYLAERASKYHWRIKVVDAEESDLAKSLKLPFSILNVRDEFAREQEVREADLVISMLPARFHKLVMQSCLKFSKSLFTASYESKETLQVEEDVKSKGLLFLNECGLDPGLDHMSAMRVINEIKNEGHQLEAFESFTGGLVAPESDDNPWHYKFSWNPRNVVLAGQGGPAKFIQKGKVKYIPYNRLFRRTELIEIDDYGWFEGYANRDSMSYIEKYGLQEVPTVFRGTLRRPGFCKAWNVFVQLGATSDEHYIDNVEDMTYREFINSFLYYHPATVDLKLYHSMQIPMDSEIIPKLEWLGIFDDRKIGLKRATPAQVMEKLLSEKWQLMPEDKDMIVMWHKFEYLDRDRKEKVEKNSSLVVIGEPGAKTAMAKTVGLPLAVAAKLFLTGRLNQVGCLIPTQPDIYEPILNELESFGIKFTEMEKRLAVSDVT; the protein is encoded by the coding sequence ATGAAAAACATATTAATATTTGGAGCCGGTAGGTCGAGCGTATTTTTGCTCACCTACCTGGCCGAGCGTGCATCAAAATATCACTGGCGCATAAAAGTTGTAGATGCCGAAGAAAGCGATTTGGCAAAATCGCTAAAATTGCCTTTTTCTATTTTAAATGTGCGGGATGAATTTGCCCGCGAGCAGGAAGTTAGGGAAGCAGATCTGGTAATTTCGATGTTGCCTGCGCGCTTTCATAAACTGGTTATGCAATCTTGTCTGAAATTCTCGAAAAGTTTGTTTACAGCATCATACGAAAGTAAGGAAACACTGCAGGTTGAAGAGGACGTAAAAAGTAAAGGCCTGTTGTTTTTGAATGAATGTGGTTTAGATCCCGGCCTCGATCATATGTCTGCGATGCGCGTGATCAACGAGATTAAAAACGAAGGACACCAGTTGGAGGCTTTTGAATCGTTTACCGGTGGTTTGGTAGCACCCGAATCGGATGATAATCCGTGGCATTACAAGTTTAGCTGGAATCCGCGAAACGTAGTGCTGGCAGGACAGGGTGGACCTGCAAAATTTATTCAAAAAGGAAAGGTAAAATACATTCCGTATAACCGTTTATTCCGCAGAACTGAGTTGATTGAAATTGATGATTACGGTTGGTTTGAAGGGTATGCTAACCGCGATTCGATGAGTTATATCGAAAAATATGGATTGCAGGAGGTACCCACTGTTTTTCGGGGAACCTTGCGTCGCCCGGGTTTTTGCAAAGCATGGAATGTGTTTGTGCAGCTGGGAGCTACCAGCGACGAGCATTACATCGACAATGTGGAAGACATGACCTACCGCGAGTTTATCAATTCGTTTTTGTATTACCATCCGGCTACGGTCGATCTGAAACTGTATCATTCGATGCAAATTCCGATGGACTCGGAGATCATTCCAAAGCTGGAGTGGTTGGGTATTTTTGATGATCGAAAAATTGGTTTAAAACGTGCTACGCCTGCCCAGGTAATGGAAAAGTTACTTTCTGAGAAATGGCAGTTGATGCCCGAAGACAAAGATATGATTGTAATGTGGCACAAGTTTGAATACCTCGATCGCGACAGGAAGGAAAAAGTGGAGAAGAACAGCTCGCTGGTGGTTATTGGCGAGCCGGGTGCAAAAACAGCGATGGCCAAAACGGTTGGATTACCACTTGCCGTGGCAGCTAAATTATTTTTAACCGGCAGACTAAATCAAGTTGGTTGTTTAATTCCAACGCAACCTGATATTTACGAACCTATTTTGAACGAGTTGGAAAGTTTTGGAATCAAATTCACCGAAATGGAGAAAAGGCTGGCAGTATCTGACGTTACCTAA
- the pcaF gene encoding 3-oxoadipyl-CoA thiolase, with protein sequence MNDVFICDAIRTPVGKYGGALSAIRADDLAAIPIKILLERNNQIDPVAFDDVLMGCANQAGEDNRNIARMALLLAGIPESVPGVTVNRLCSSGMEAIGMAARAIKAGEAELMIAGGAENMSRSPLVMPKATQAFSRNAEIYDSTIGWRFVNNKFQEKYGTDPLICTAENLATGFRISREDQDRFAHNSQIKTAEAQQNGALAQEIIPVSIPQRKGDPIIFEKDEHPRLTSLEKLASLNPVYGPGTTVTAGNASGINDGAAAVIVASEAAVKKFNLTPKARILGTQAAGVPPRTMGIGPVPATNKLLKRLGMSLDQMDIIELNEAFAAQSLACIREFGMADDDPRLNPLGGAIALGHPLGMSGARLVTTAIYQLQNSNSKYALCTMCVGVGQGLSMVLEKV encoded by the coding sequence ATGAATGACGTTTTTATTTGCGATGCAATACGCACGCCGGTTGGAAAATATGGAGGAGCGCTGTCTGCTATCCGGGCAGATGATTTGGCGGCTATTCCCATAAAAATTTTGTTGGAAAGAAACAATCAGATCGATCCGGTAGCTTTTGATGACGTGTTAATGGGCTGCGCCAACCAGGCTGGTGAAGATAATCGAAATATTGCACGCATGGCTTTGCTTTTGGCCGGAATACCGGAGTCGGTTCCGGGAGTAACCGTCAATCGTTTGTGTTCTTCCGGGATGGAAGCCATTGGAATGGCAGCACGAGCCATAAAAGCTGGCGAGGCTGAGCTGATGATTGCCGGCGGGGCAGAAAATATGTCGCGGTCGCCATTGGTAATGCCAAAAGCTACACAGGCTTTTTCGCGAAATGCAGAAATATATGACTCCACCATTGGCTGGCGTTTTGTGAATAACAAGTTTCAGGAAAAATATGGAACAGATCCACTGATTTGTACAGCCGAAAATTTGGCAACGGGATTCAGGATCAGCCGCGAAGACCAGGATCGGTTTGCGCACAACAGTCAGATAAAAACAGCTGAAGCACAACAAAACGGGGCACTGGCGCAGGAAATTATTCCGGTTTCTATTCCACAACGAAAAGGAGACCCGATAATCTTTGAAAAGGATGAACACCCGAGGTTGACATCGCTTGAAAAATTGGCTTCGTTAAATCCGGTTTATGGTCCGGGAACTACAGTTACTGCCGGAAATGCTTCGGGCATTAACGATGGAGCAGCGGCTGTAATTGTAGCTTCGGAAGCCGCAGTTAAGAAGTTCAATCTAACTCCAAAAGCCAGAATTCTGGGTACTCAGGCGGCAGGTGTGCCACCACGTACCATGGGAATCGGACCGGTACCTGCCACCAATAAGCTTTTAAAACGGCTGGGAATGAGTCTGGATCAAATGGACATTATCGAATTAAATGAAGCATTTGCAGCACAGTCGCTGGCCTGTATCCGTGAGTTTGGAATGGCAGATGATGATCCTCGCTTGAATCCGCTTGGCGGTGCAATTGCACTCGGACATCCGCTGGGAATGTCAGGAGCGCGTTTGGTAACCACAGCAATTTATCAGCTGCAAAATTCAAACTCAAAATACGCGCTTTGTACCATGTGTGTTGGCGTTGGTCAGGGACTCTCGATGGTTCTGGAGAAAGTATAG
- a CDS encoding DUF3843 family protein, translated as MNKDRIYITDWLALKPYDTQTLTDSYYLKLSNKVKQAMLSGNESAVLFMYFDDEDLNLLACFFTAWFEDLISGTNIWNSFVRQHKHLYKKPLPFFPAEDYYEEEINPQDVSFLIWYYTNTAQDDKFISPYNDFILTITKRVYPIFEEAWEYAPENKVLHQIYTVKPDADYYQARTFTDTLLFKSYLFYPDTFYRLLDNEADIIEEYGEDENLVNYLNENRETTLQNSATRLLALKGKDWVAEIIGEKHPLQQSYANLSRRIRGFFLYKGQDDTDIFLEHIASGKRFNLTKKSFDNGDDLREIDTILFIGIVQWENEWWFSGIYYQHEFNADLVLDEKNSFESRGQVNFLDQDKKEMKETLEQQYKAFIEFNNDSPIAFMSAGKLEDFAKKFFSYFNDSLNLSEKEIEEARERSRKAGFLKPDEESAEIDFSENAKSGLVFFNPKSGLEMALSVNSAFPLPENPFFEEVNSEDHIFSLLMDQSISTELAMFCIENCSNKLSFFTEGVGKLYLNDIDFLIRFWKGEKYFSVPRVTAIGND; from the coding sequence ATGAACAAAGACAGAATTTATATTACAGATTGGTTAGCCCTAAAACCCTATGATACCCAGACTTTAACCGATAGCTATTACCTGAAATTGAGTAACAAGGTGAAACAAGCCATGCTTTCGGGCAACGAGAGTGCAGTTCTTTTTATGTATTTCGACGACGAAGACCTTAATTTGCTGGCTTGTTTTTTTACCGCATGGTTTGAAGACCTTATTTCGGGCACCAATATATGGAATAGCTTTGTACGACAACACAAGCATTTATATAAAAAGCCTTTGCCGTTTTTTCCGGCAGAAGACTATTACGAGGAGGAGATAAACCCCCAGGATGTTAGTTTTCTTATTTGGTACTATACGAATACGGCACAGGACGATAAATTTATTTCGCCGTATAACGATTTTATTCTAACTATCACCAAAAGGGTTTATCCAATTTTTGAGGAGGCCTGGGAATATGCACCCGAAAACAAAGTACTGCACCAGATTTATACGGTAAAACCGGATGCTGATTATTACCAGGCCCGTACGTTTACCGACACGCTGCTTTTTAAAAGCTATTTGTTTTACCCCGATACTTTTTATCGCCTTCTCGACAACGAAGCGGATATAATTGAAGAATATGGAGAGGATGAGAACCTGGTGAATTATTTAAATGAAAACAGGGAAACAACCTTGCAAAACAGTGCAACCCGTTTGCTGGCTTTGAAAGGTAAAGACTGGGTAGCAGAAATTATTGGCGAAAAACACCCGTTACAGCAATCCTATGCTAATTTGTCGCGCAGAATTCGTGGGTTCTTCCTTTATAAAGGGCAGGATGACACGGATATTTTTTTAGAGCACATTGCATCGGGAAAAAGGTTTAATCTCACAAAAAAATCATTCGATAATGGAGACGATTTGCGCGAAATCGATACCATATTATTTATCGGAATTGTGCAATGGGAAAATGAATGGTGGTTTTCTGGCATTTATTATCAGCATGAATTTAATGCCGACCTGGTGCTGGACGAAAAGAATTCGTTCGAAAGCAGGGGACAGGTAAATTTCCTCGATCAGGATAAAAAAGAGATGAAAGAAACGCTGGAACAACAGTATAAGGCTTTTATAGAGTTTAACAATGATTCGCCCATAGCTTTTATGAGCGCGGGTAAATTGGAGGATTTTGCTAAGAAATTCTTTAGCTACTTTAACGATAGCCTTAACCTTTCGGAGAAAGAAATTGAAGAGGCACGCGAAAGAAGCCGAAAAGCAGGATTTTTAAAACCCGACGAAGAGAGCGCCGAAATCGATTTTTCGGAAAATGCCAAATCAGGCCTGGTCTTTTTTAATCCAAAAAGCGGGCTGGAGATGGCTTTATCTGTTAATTCCGCATTTCCTTTGCCCGAAAATCCATTCTTTGAAGAAGTGAATAGTGAAGATCATATTTTTTCACTGCTCATGGATCAAAGTATTTCAACCGAACTAGCGATGTTTTGTATTGAAAACTGTAGTAACAAATTGTCCTTTTTTACCGAAGGAGTGGGGAAATTATATTTAAACGATATCGACTTCTTAATCCGGTTCTGGAAAGGTGAAAAATATTTTTCTGTTCCGCGGGTTACAGCAATCGGGAATGATTAA
- a CDS encoding endonuclease/exonuclease/phosphatase family protein: MKMTKLLLSILTLVLTFNALTAQNPSDKELTVRVLTFNILHGATTKNDFDLDKIASIIQNTNPDLVAMQEVDFKTNRARNYDLVTELGWRTKMAPLFGIAMPYDGGGYGEGILSKMPILSSRNVALPHSPDNEPRTALQVLVQLESGDTISFIGTHLEHQETSTDRIDQVKTINQTFAYSKYPSILAGDLNATPNSEPISILKRYWTASDKDEALTYPSEDPEIKIDYIFFRPSKKWQVVETEVICDEIASDHCAVLSVLRLVK, translated from the coding sequence ATGAAAATGACAAAGCTGTTACTTTCTATACTTACTCTTGTTTTAACGTTCAATGCACTTACTGCTCAAAATCCTTCTGATAAAGAATTAACGGTTCGCGTATTGACTTTCAACATTTTGCACGGTGCAACAACCAAGAACGATTTTGATCTGGATAAGATCGCATCGATAATTCAGAATACAAATCCCGACCTGGTAGCGATGCAGGAAGTTGACTTTAAAACCAATCGTGCCCGCAACTACGATTTGGTTACCGAGTTGGGCTGGCGAACTAAAATGGCACCGTTGTTTGGAATTGCCATGCCATACGATGGCGGCGGATACGGAGAAGGAATATTGTCAAAAATGCCGATCCTCTCAAGTCGCAATGTTGCACTTCCCCATTCTCCCGACAATGAACCACGGACAGCACTTCAGGTTTTAGTGCAGCTGGAATCGGGCGATACGATCAGTTTTATCGGAACTCATTTGGAGCACCAGGAAACCAGCACGGACAGAATCGATCAGGTAAAAACGATCAATCAAACTTTCGCCTATAGCAAATATCCGTCAATTTTGGCCGGTGACTTAAATGCTACACCCAATAGTGAACCCATCTCAATTCTAAAAAGATACTGGACAGCAAGCGACAAAGATGAAGCGTTAACTTATCCGTCCGAAGATCCTGAAATAAAGATCGATTACATATTTTTCAGGCCCTCCAAAAAGTGGCAGGTAGTGGAAACAGAAGTTATTTGCGATGAAATTGCATCCGACCACTGTGCCGTTTTATCAGTGCTTCGATTGGTAAAATAA
- a CDS encoding 3-oxoacid CoA-transferase subunit A, protein MINKIVNSAKEAVAGIFDGATVMISGFGEAGSPVELIHALVDQGAKDLTVVSNNAGSGHVGLAALIENRQVKKILCSFPRTAISVVFPELYRAGEIELELVPQGTLAERIRAGGAGVPAFYTPTTVNTPLAKGKEQREFNGRQYVMEKAIHADFALVKCAAADKYGNLVYNKTARNFGPVMCMAAKTTIVQTKQVVELGSIDPEQVVTPGIFVHRVVEISSPADESKLVAENVKYHGIRQ, encoded by the coding sequence ATGATTAACAAGATCGTGAATTCGGCAAAAGAAGCGGTTGCCGGAATTTTCGACGGAGCAACCGTAATGATCAGTGGTTTTGGTGAAGCCGGCAGCCCGGTGGAATTAATTCACGCATTGGTCGATCAGGGAGCAAAAGACCTGACCGTAGTGAGTAACAACGCCGGAAGCGGACATGTTGGGTTGGCTGCACTTATCGAAAACCGGCAGGTGAAAAAGATCCTTTGCTCCTTCCCACGTACTGCTATTTCAGTTGTTTTTCCCGAGTTGTACCGGGCCGGAGAGATTGAATTGGAACTAGTGCCGCAGGGAACATTAGCCGAACGAATCCGTGCCGGTGGAGCAGGAGTTCCTGCATTTTATACGCCTACAACCGTAAATACTCCTTTAGCGAAAGGCAAAGAGCAACGCGAGTTTAACGGCAGGCAATACGTTATGGAAAAAGCCATTCATGCCGATTTTGCTTTGGTGAAATGTGCCGCCGCTGATAAATACGGCAACCTCGTTTACAACAAAACGGCCCGCAATTTTGGGCCGGTAATGTGTATGGCTGCCAAAACAACTATCGTGCAGACCAAACAAGTAGTTGAGCTGGGAAGTATCGATCCGGAACAAGTTGTAACACCGGGAATTTTTGTTCATCGCGTAGTGGAAATTTCCAGTCCTGCAGATGAATCGAAATTAGTTGCCGAAAATGTAAAATACCATGGAATCAGACAATAA
- a CDS encoding 3-oxoacid CoA-transferase subunit B: protein MESDNKIIGWNTGEMAQKVAMDIHDGAYVNLGIGIPEMVAGFIPEGREVIYHTENGLLGMGKVAEVGHEDPELVNAGKKYVMAIPGAAYFHHADSFAMIRGGHIDICVLGAYQVSEEGDLANWSTGNPNDIPAVGGAMDLVAGVKTIFVITKHTTKNGESKIVKQCTYPLTGKNVVSRIYTNYAIIDVRDKQLFVRELAPGVSFEFLQKHTEATLLQD, encoded by the coding sequence ATGGAATCAGACAATAAAATAATAGGTTGGAACACCGGCGAAATGGCACAAAAGGTAGCTATGGATATTCATGATGGTGCGTATGTAAATCTTGGGATTGGCATTCCTGAAATGGTTGCCGGTTTTATCCCTGAAGGCCGCGAGGTGATCTATCATACCGAAAATGGTTTGCTGGGGATGGGTAAGGTTGCAGAAGTGGGCCATGAAGATCCTGAATTGGTCAATGCCGGCAAAAAATATGTCATGGCCATTCCCGGAGCGGCTTATTTTCATCATGCCGATAGTTTTGCGATGATCCGTGGCGGGCACATCGACATTTGTGTGCTGGGAGCATACCAGGTTTCGGAAGAAGGTGATCTGGCTAACTGGTCTACCGGAAACCCTAACGATATTCCCGCTGTGGGCGGTGCCATGGATTTAGTGGCCGGCGTGAAAACCATTTTTGTTATTACAAAACACACCACCAAAAACGGCGAATCAAAAATTGTAAAACAATGCACTTATCCTTTAACGGGGAAAAATGTGGTGAGTCGCATCTATACCAATTATGCAATAATCGATGTCAGAGATAAACAGCTTTTCGTGAGGGAACTGGCTCCCGGAGTAAGTTTTGAGTTTTTACAAAAACATACCGAAGCAACATTGCTTCAGGATTAA
- a CDS encoding aspartate aminotransferase family protein — MAKKENSEEIYNKARQVISGGVSRNTVFRMPYPNYANSASGCYITDIDGTVRTDFANNMAALIHGHSFPPIVDAVIEQLKKGTAYTLASEIEVAFATHLIERVQSFERIRFMNSGTEAVMAMIKASRAFTGRPKIAKAEGAYHGTYDFAEVSQMADPSNWGKEDRPSSVALAHGTPPCVTKDVVIYPYNNIERTLNILDKHAEDIACVIVDPVPHRVGLVPGNDDFIEALYSWTRKNEALLVFDEVITFRVNYGGTQENYSVKPDLTSLGKIIGGGFPVGAVAGRADVMQVFDPHEKNLLLPYSGTFSANPITMTAGYQAMKYYDSEAVKQLNLMADVAVKQIREAIKLADVPVSVTGAGSMFRMHLRPDPPTTYREAYLDKEGKKLVNELLDYMYYKENTLMINTFSCMLSTVMTQKEIDQLTEGLHRAFTAFKPRIEKLNND; from the coding sequence ATGGCTAAAAAAGAAAATAGCGAGGAAATTTATAACAAGGCGCGCCAGGTAATAAGTGGCGGAGTAAGCCGGAATACCGTTTTTCGGATGCCTTATCCGAATTATGCCAACAGTGCTTCGGGCTGTTATATCACCGATATTGACGGCACCGTGCGCACCGATTTTGCCAATAATATGGCGGCATTAATTCACGGGCATTCCTTTCCGCCAATTGTTGATGCGGTTATTGAACAGCTAAAAAAAGGAACGGCTTACACGCTTGCTTCCGAAATTGAAGTTGCTTTTGCTACCCACCTGATCGAACGCGTACAAAGTTTTGAACGCATTCGTTTTATGAATTCAGGTACTGAGGCTGTTATGGCGATGATAAAAGCATCGAGAGCATTTACCGGTCGACCAAAGATTGCAAAAGCTGAAGGTGCTTATCATGGAACTTACGATTTTGCCGAAGTCAGTCAAATGGCAGATCCGTCGAATTGGGGGAAGGAAGATCGGCCCAGCAGCGTTGCGCTTGCTCACGGAACACCGCCATGTGTAACTAAAGACGTGGTTATTTACCCGTATAACAACATTGAGCGAACGCTGAATATCCTGGATAAACATGCTGAAGATATTGCCTGTGTAATTGTCGATCCGGTTCCTCACCGGGTAGGTTTGGTTCCCGGAAACGATGATTTTATAGAAGCGCTTTACAGCTGGACCCGTAAGAACGAGGCTTTACTGGTATTTGATGAGGTGATAACGTTTCGTGTAAACTATGGTGGAACACAGGAAAATTATAGCGTGAAACCTGACCTAACATCGCTTGGCAAGATAATTGGAGGTGGATTTCCGGTTGGTGCTGTTGCCGGGAGAGCTGACGTGATGCAGGTTTTTGATCCGCACGAAAAGAATTTGCTGTTGCCTTATTCCGGAACGTTCTCGGCCAACCCGATAACCATGACTGCCGGTTACCAGGCCATGAAATATTATGATTCGGAAGCTGTAAAGCAGCTAAATCTAATGGCTGATGTGGCGGTTAAGCAGATTCGCGAAGCGATTAAACTTGCAGATGTTCCGGTTTCGGTTACCGGCGCCGGTTCAATGTTTCGTATGCACCTTCGTCCCGATCCGCCCACAACTTACCGCGAGGCTTATCTGGATAAAGAAGGCAAAAAGCTGGTTAATGAATTGTTGGATTACATGTATTACAAAGAAAATACTTTGATGATCAATACTTTCTCTTGCATGCTCTCAACGGTAATGACACAAAAGGAAATTGATCAACTTACAGAAGGATTGCACCGGGCTTTTACTGCATTTAAACCAAGGATTGAAAAACTAAATAATGATTAA
- a CDS encoding saccharopine dehydrogenase C-terminal domain-containing protein, translating to MIENLQKTEKMKVLLLGAGMVAKPLADYILDNQIYLTIASRTIAKAEKLIRNRANGKALQWTIDDLTQLDQLIASHDLTVSLLPYAHHVTVAKLCIKHKKNMVTTSYVSDEMKALDAEAKEAGIIILNEIGVDPGFDHMTAMRIIDKVKEKGGTIKEFYSLCGALAAPEETNNPFKYKFSWSPKGVIMAGNNGARYLKDGEIVELPTEDLFKKPLKIDFSEVGEMEVYPNRDSLAYIDIYGLKDVATMYRGTFRYPDWCEIMDAMKTLGLVTYDKQSFAGKTYKKIMARQLDVYPANIKEKAAERLRLPIDSPAILAMEWLGLFSDYMVAMDEGSNFDMVADLMLKKMMLPEGARDMVIMLHSFLVGNADGSTEVVKSRLLDFATKEDTSIARTVSLPAAIAVKMILDGKITDKGVHIPVSKSIYKPILSELEKRGIAMREEWGLDESANLLKEF from the coding sequence ATAATTGAAAACTTACAGAAAACAGAAAAAATGAAAGTACTATTACTTGGCGCCGGAATGGTAGCCAAACCACTTGCCGATTATATCCTTGACAACCAAATATATTTAACCATTGCCAGCCGCACGATTGCAAAAGCCGAAAAATTGATCAGAAACCGCGCCAACGGAAAAGCGCTTCAATGGACTATTGATGATCTTACTCAATTGGATCAGTTAATTGCATCGCACGATTTAACCGTGAGTCTGCTGCCATATGCACACCACGTAACAGTTGCAAAATTGTGTATTAAACACAAAAAAAACATGGTAACCACATCGTATGTATCGGACGAGATGAAAGCGTTGGATGCGGAAGCTAAAGAAGCCGGAATTATTATTCTGAATGAGATCGGTGTAGATCCGGGATTCGACCACATGACTGCCATGCGAATTATCGACAAGGTGAAGGAAAAAGGTGGAACGATTAAGGAATTTTACTCGTTGTGCGGCGCGCTGGCAGCACCAGAAGAAACCAACAACCCGTTTAAATACAAATTTTCGTGGTCGCCAAAAGGAGTAATTATGGCCGGAAATAACGGTGCAAGATATTTAAAAGATGGCGAAATTGTTGAACTCCCGACAGAAGACCTTTTTAAAAAACCGTTGAAGATTGATTTCTCCGAAGTTGGAGAAATGGAGGTTTACCCGAATCGCGACTCGCTGGCCTACATAGATATTTACGGATTAAAAGATGTTGCTACGATGTACCGCGGAACTTTTCGTTACCCCGACTGGTGTGAAATAATGGATGCCATGAAAACACTTGGTCTGGTTACTTACGACAAGCAAAGTTTTGCCGGAAAGACCTATAAAAAGATAATGGCACGCCAGCTGGATGTATATCCGGCCAACATTAAAGAAAAAGCTGCTGAACGGTTGCGACTGCCGATCGACAGCCCTGCAATTTTAGCGATGGAATGGCTGGGACTTTTCAGCGATTATATGGTTGCTATGGACGAAGGTTCGAACTTTGATATGGTTGCCGATCTGATGCTCAAAAAAATGATGCTGCCCGAAGGTGCACGTGATATGGTTATTATGCTACACTCATTTTTGGTTGGAAATGCTGATGGAAGCACAGAAGTTGTAAAATCGCGCCTGTTGGATTTTGCTACAAAAGAAGATACATCGATTGCACGAACTGTTAGCCTACCGGCAGCAATTGCGGTTAAGATGATTCTGGATGGCAAGATTACTGATAAAGGCGTTCATATACCTGTTTCGAAATCGATTTATAAGCCTATTTTATCGGAACTGGAGAAACGTGGAATTGCCATGAGAGAGGAATGGGGATTGGACGAATCAGCAAACTTGCTAAAAGAGTTCTAA
- a CDS encoding PQQ-binding-like beta-propeller repeat protein, whose product MMTKKINFAAYVFLFFVFVSCQTKQQNWTHFRGSNMDGHANVKTAPLQWSDTENVVWKVPVKGLGWSSPVVYDGQVWVTSAEEDGTEFYVSCFNLDSGELLFEKTLFNSEEPQRIHPTNSYATPTPCIEDGLVYVHYGSFGTACVDTKNFKVIWKRDDMPCEHMQGPASSPIIYKDKLIVHLEGTEDPYVVALDKKTGDIIWKSVRPKEIYDPLQPVFRKSYQTPIVVTVGGRDFLISNSSYMCFAHDVNTGEVVWTFKYGDDSTVSQPLYYNGLVFINSGWIFEDGKPNFTRQFAVDPTGKGDVTEKHQVWMYEDEVPQIPTPVIVDGKMYMVHDRGMVTCLDAMTGKVIWKEKLRGNFNSSPIYAGGNIYFINVKGFCTIIKPGDSFEKIAENDIGETVKAVPVFVGDKMLLRTQNHLFSIKSVRR is encoded by the coding sequence ATGATGACCAAAAAAATCAACTTTGCCGCATATGTATTTCTCTTCTTTGTGTTTGTATCGTGCCAAACTAAACAACAAAACTGGACCCATTTCCGTGGTTCGAATATGGATGGGCATGCCAATGTAAAAACGGCTCCCTTGCAATGGAGCGATACAGAAAATGTAGTTTGGAAAGTGCCCGTGAAAGGATTGGGATGGTCATCGCCGGTGGTGTATGATGGGCAGGTTTGGGTAACTTCGGCAGAAGAAGATGGAACAGAATTTTATGTCAGTTGTTTCAATCTGGATTCCGGTGAATTGTTGTTTGAAAAGACATTGTTCAATTCTGAAGAACCGCAGCGTATTCATCCCACCAACTCGTATGCCACGCCAACTCCGTGTATTGAAGATGGACTCGTTTATGTGCATTACGGAAGTTTTGGGACGGCCTGTGTTGATACCAAAAATTTTAAGGTGATATGGAAACGCGATGATATGCCTTGCGAACACATGCAGGGACCAGCTTCGTCGCCAATAATTTACAAGGATAAACTGATTGTGCATTTGGAAGGAACAGAAGATCCGTATGTGGTTGCTCTGGATAAAAAAACAGGAGATATAATCTGGAAAAGTGTTCGCCCAAAAGAAATATACGATCCGCTGCAACCGGTTTTCAGGAAATCGTATCAAACACCGATTGTGGTTACTGTTGGTGGACGAGATTTCCTAATCAGTAACTCGTCTTATATGTGTTTTGCCCACGATGTAAATACCGGCGAGGTGGTTTGGACTTTCAAATATGGCGATGATTCAACGGTTAGTCAGCCATTGTATTACAACGGCCTTGTTTTTATAAATTCTGGCTGGATTTTCGAAGATGGGAAACCGAATTTTACTCGGCAGTTTGCTGTAGATCCAACAGGAAAGGGCGATGTAACAGAAAAGCATCAGGTGTGGATGTACGAAGATGAGGTGCCACAAATTCCAACACCGGTAATTGTTGACGGTAAAATGTACATGGTACACGACCGCGGAATGGTAACTTGTTTGGATGCGATGACCGGCAAAGTAATCTGGAAAGAAAAACTACGTGGCAATTTTAATTCATCGCCAATTTATGCCGGTGGAAATATTTACTTTATCAATGTAAAAGGATTTTGTACCATCATAAAACCCGGCGATTCGTTCGAGAAAATTGCCGAAAATGATATCGGTGAAACGGTAAAAGCAGTTCCGGTATTTGTTGGCGATAAAATGCTTTTACGAACACAAAATCACCTTTTCTCAATTAAATCAGTGAGACGATGA